One genomic segment of Culturomica massiliensis includes these proteins:
- a CDS encoding class I fructose-bisphosphate aldolase gives MNNIAKILDDKQEYYLSHTCKTIDKQLIHAPSPDFVSEVWSNSDRNIPVLKSLQTLFSHGRLADTGYLSILPVDQGIEHTAGASFAPNPLYFDPENIIRLAIEGGCNAIASTFGVLGSVARKYAHKIPFIVKINHNELLSYPNSYDQILFGTIDEAWNMGAVAVGATVYFGSVESRRQIIEIARAFEYAHKKGMATILWCYLRNPAFKTEQTDFHTAADLTGQANHLGVTIEADIIKQKLPETNGGFTTLHFAKSDPRMYSALSSEHPIDRCRYQVANCYMGRAGLINSGGESHGDTDLQEAIITAVINKRAGGMGLISGRKAFQKPLADGVRLLNAIQDVYLDKSITLA, from the coding sequence ATGAATAACATAGCAAAAATTTTAGACGACAAACAGGAATACTACCTCAGTCACACCTGTAAAACCATAGACAAACAACTCATACATGCTCCCTCTCCCGACTTTGTAAGTGAAGTATGGAGCAATTCCGACCGGAATATTCCCGTACTGAAAAGCTTACAAACACTCTTTAGTCACGGCCGTTTAGCTGATACAGGCTATCTTTCCATTCTTCCGGTCGATCAGGGAATAGAGCACACGGCCGGAGCCTCATTCGCTCCCAATCCCCTTTACTTTGACCCGGAAAACATCATCCGTCTGGCAATAGAAGGCGGTTGTAATGCCATAGCCTCCACATTTGGGGTACTCGGTTCTGTCGCCCGGAAATACGCACATAAAATTCCGTTTATCGTAAAAATCAACCACAATGAATTGTTGAGCTATCCCAACAGCTACGACCAGATCTTATTCGGTACTATCGATGAAGCCTGGAACATGGGAGCTGTTGCTGTCGGAGCGACCGTTTATTTCGGTTCGGTTGAAAGCCGGCGACAAATCATCGAAATAGCCCGGGCATTCGAATACGCCCATAAAAAAGGAATGGCTACCATTCTGTGGTGTTACTTGCGTAACCCTGCCTTTAAAACGGAACAAACCGACTTCCATACGGCTGCCGATCTTACCGGACAGGCCAATCACCTGGGTGTTACAATCGAAGCCGATATCATCAAACAAAAATTACCCGAAACAAACGGTGGGTTTACCACCTTGCACTTTGCCAAATCGGATCCCCGTATGTACTCGGCATTGAGCAGTGAGCACCCGATCGACAGATGCCGTTATCAGGTGGCCAATTGCTACATGGGACGTGCCGGCCTGATCAACTCCGGAGGGGAATCACACGGAGATACGGATTTACAGGAAGCCATTATAACCGCCGTTATCAATAAACGAGCAGGAGGTATGGGCCTGATCAGCGGCCGCAAAGCCTTTCAAAAACCGTTGGCAGACGGAGTACGCCTGCTCAATGCTATTCAGGATGTATACCTGGACAAAAGCATTACGCTGGCATAA
- the gpmA gene encoding 2,3-diphosphoglycerate-dependent phosphoglycerate mutase, translating into MKKIVLLRHGESTWNKENRFTGWTDVDLTEKGIEEAVKAGNLLKEKGFQFEKAYTSFLKRAVKTLNVVLDRMDLDWIPVEKTWRLNEKHYGNLQGLNKSETAAKYGEEQVLIWRRSYDIAPPALQENDPRNPRLDIRYMGIQSDHLPLTESLKDTVERILPYWKEVIVPTLQHFDQLLVVAHGNSLRGIIKYLKNIPDNEIVKLNLPTAVPYVFEFDDTLKLQKDYFLGDPEEIRKMMEAVAKQGQKK; encoded by the coding sequence ATGAAGAAAATAGTATTACTTCGCCACGGCGAAAGTACCTGGAATAAAGAAAACCGTTTTACCGGATGGACGGATGTTGATCTAACGGAAAAAGGAATCGAAGAAGCAGTAAAAGCCGGAAATCTATTGAAAGAAAAAGGTTTTCAGTTTGAAAAAGCCTACACTTCCTTTCTGAAACGGGCAGTAAAAACCCTGAATGTCGTACTCGACCGGATGGACCTCGATTGGATTCCCGTAGAAAAAACCTGGCGGTTAAACGAAAAGCATTACGGTAACCTGCAAGGCTTGAACAAAAGCGAAACAGCCGCTAAATACGGAGAAGAACAAGTATTGATCTGGCGCCGTAGTTACGACATCGCTCCGCCGGCACTCCAGGAAAACGATCCGCGAAATCCGCGTCTGGACATCCGCTATATGGGAATTCAAAGCGATCATCTCCCGTTGACGGAATCCCTGAAAGACACGGTCGAACGTATACTTCCTTACTGGAAAGAAGTAATCGTTCCGACATTACAACATTTCGACCAGCTCCTGGTTGTAGCTCACGGCAACAGCCTGAGAGGAATTATAAAATACCTCAAAAATATTCCGGACAATGAGATTGTAAAACTAAACCTCCCGACAGCCGTTCCCTATGTATTTGAATTCGACGATACGTTAAAATTACAAAAAGATTACTTCCTCGGCGATCCCGAAGAAATCCGTAAAATGATGGAAGCTGTCGCCAAACAAGGCCAGAAAAAATAA
- a CDS encoding acyloxyacyl hydrolase, whose amino-acid sequence MKSKMQMWNVISLLGVMLFYLSGIACAEEGILIPGGAGGATVSLPEKKEAVDYFASDTASLPFSRRFIHRLSVEARPGYIFTTNSFLRGENMYRKPIKHTFSSHLNYSFQFRPNTCADRIYGGAYQGAGLAYYTFGDRKEIGNPVAFYLLQGARITRFTSYLSLNYEWNFGFSVGWKPYDYGKNNYNKVIGSSTNAYINTNFYLNWRLFRHLDLMTGVTLSHFSNGNTRIPNAGLNTVDLKIGLVYNINRKEDLLGKSLFKPFVPKFPRHISYDLVLFGSWRRKGVIFGDKQVASPEAYTVFGFNFNPMYNIGYKFRIGLSLDGVYDGSANVFTEDYIVGTTQEFYKPPLHQQLALGISGRAEYVMPYFTIGIGVGGNVLHGKGDLKAFYQILALKIAVTRSSFVHVGYSIHDFSTPNFLMLGVGYRFNNKYPKVIQR is encoded by the coding sequence ATGAAAAGTAAGATGCAGATGTGGAACGTGATATCCCTTTTGGGTGTGATGCTTTTTTATTTGTCCGGTATAGCCTGTGCAGAAGAAGGGATACTTATTCCCGGAGGGGCGGGAGGGGCGACCGTATCGTTGCCTGAAAAAAAAGAAGCGGTTGATTACTTTGCTTCCGATACGGCTTCTCTGCCGTTTTCGCGTCGCTTTATTCATCGATTAAGTGTAGAAGCCCGTCCGGGGTATATTTTTACGACAAATTCTTTTCTGCGGGGAGAGAATATGTATCGGAAACCGATCAAACATACCTTTTCCTCTCATCTGAATTATTCGTTTCAATTTCGTCCCAATACCTGTGCCGACCGGATTTACGGAGGGGCATACCAGGGGGCCGGATTGGCTTACTATACGTTCGGGGACCGGAAGGAAATAGGAAATCCGGTTGCATTTTATTTGCTTCAGGGGGCACGTATCACCCGTTTTACTTCTTATTTGTCACTTAATTATGAGTGGAATTTCGGATTTTCAGTGGGATGGAAACCGTACGATTACGGAAAAAACAATTATAATAAGGTGATCGGGTCGAGTACAAATGCCTATATCAATACTAATTTTTATTTAAACTGGCGTCTTTTCCGGCATTTGGATTTGATGACCGGTGTGACGTTGAGTCATTTTTCCAACGGTAATACGCGTATTCCGAATGCGGGTTTGAATACCGTCGATTTGAAAATAGGTTTGGTATATAATATCAACAGAAAAGAGGATTTACTGGGTAAGTCTTTGTTTAAGCCTTTTGTACCGAAGTTTCCCCGTCATATCAGTTACGATTTGGTGTTGTTCGGTTCGTGGCGCCGGAAAGGGGTTATTTTCGGTGATAAGCAGGTGGCTTCACCGGAGGCCTATACGGTGTTCGGCTTCAATTTTAATCCGATGTATAATATCGGATATAAGTTCCGTATCGGATTGTCGTTGGATGGGGTATACGATGGAAGTGCCAATGTTTTTACAGAGGATTATATTGTCGGTACGACACAGGAGTTTTATAAGCCTCCGCTCCATCAACAACTGGCATTGGGTATTTCGGGCCGGGCGGAATATGTGATGCCTTATTTTACGATCGGAATCGGTGTCGGCGGTAATGTCTTACACGGAAAAGGGGATTTGAAGGCTTTTTATCAGATTTTGGCATTGAAAATTGCCGTTACCCGAAGTTCTTTTGTTCATGTCGGTTATAGTATTCACGATTTCAGTACGCCTAATTTTCTGATGCTGGGGGTGGGCTACCGCTTTAACAATAAATATCCGAAAGTTATTCAACGCTGA
- a CDS encoding BamA/TamA family outer membrane protein, which produces MMRNCILLSFFCLLFFSCSTTKKLTDGEVLYIGVKKMKIETPPKLKLKGPEKSALTSPMSYPPNNPLFAPYVRSPFPIGLWVYNWHIKKEKGLKWWLYRKLAKEPVLISDVQPELRLKMVENNMKDFGFFGLESRYEIIPRKRNPKKAKISYWVKLPDPFRYSSVDLWGWKGQMDSLVRQSMRFSLLKAGEQYDVNVLEQERQRISDILRNRGYYYFQPQYIEFLADTTRRHGEVDLRIGLKQGIPEVAFHPYTIRNVDVSLFGNDDSDRRDTLEYDRLQMDYSPPQTLKPKILSQAVKVRPGQLYTARRQNRTQSGIVQLGVFKFVNLTINPVDTSYGRKLDYKISADYALPIETEVEVDIASKSNNLLGPGLILSLNNKNMFKRAETFSLKLTGAYEWQVGGEKTTKGRSGLINSYELGVNLNLSVPRLLVPGFLKSGKDRQERTHFQIGTDFLNRHSYFRMISFWGSATYDFNSSRRNYHSVVPFKLNYTHLLRTSHEFDSTLNKNPAIALSFKDQFIPSMSYTYTFDRAATYRNPNRLFWQTSITQAGNIISGIQYLAGKRGEGREILGNRYSQFLKLTSEIIKYRQVSENSQVAMRLMGGIGYAYGNSRVMPYSEQFYIGGANSIRAFQIRSIGPGSYHPEKRSVTAYLDQTGDIKLEGNIGYRFKIAGRLNGAVFVDAGNVWLLRKEKERPGGEFRLKDLWREIALGTGFGLRYDITYIVIRADLGVALHAPYNTGKPGYFNIRNYDFRDGLVLNLAIGYPF; this is translated from the coding sequence ATGATGAGAAACTGTATCCTATTGTCCTTTTTCTGTCTGTTGTTTTTTTCTTGTTCTACAACGAAAAAACTGACAGACGGGGAGGTGCTGTATATCGGTGTAAAGAAAATGAAAATTGAAACTCCGCCGAAGTTGAAGCTGAAAGGGCCGGAGAAATCCGCATTGACGTCACCGATGTCTTATCCGCCTAACAATCCTTTGTTTGCACCTTATGTCAGAAGTCCGTTCCCGATCGGTTTGTGGGTGTATAACTGGCATATAAAGAAAGAAAAAGGGCTCAAATGGTGGCTTTATCGTAAGTTGGCGAAAGAACCGGTACTGATATCGGATGTACAACCTGAATTGAGGTTGAAGATGGTGGAAAACAATATGAAAGATTTCGGTTTTTTCGGTCTGGAAAGCCGTTATGAGATTATTCCCCGTAAACGCAATCCGAAAAAGGCCAAAATCAGTTATTGGGTGAAGTTACCCGATCCTTTCCGTTATAGTTCCGTCGATTTATGGGGATGGAAAGGACAGATGGATTCTTTGGTCAGGCAGTCGATGCGGTTTAGCTTGCTCAAGGCCGGCGAACAGTATGATGTAAATGTGCTGGAGCAGGAACGACAACGCATATCGGATATATTACGCAATCGGGGATATTATTATTTTCAGCCCCAGTATATCGAATTTTTGGCGGATACCACCCGGCGGCACGGGGAAGTCGATTTGCGTATCGGATTAAAGCAGGGTATCCCGGAAGTGGCTTTTCATCCCTATACAATACGGAATGTGGACGTTTCATTATTCGGGAACGACGATTCGGACCGGCGGGATACCTTGGAATACGATCGCCTGCAAATGGATTATTCGCCTCCCCAGACATTAAAACCGAAAATCTTGTCTCAGGCCGTGAAAGTGCGTCCCGGACAATTGTATACGGCCCGCCGTCAAAACCGGACCCAAAGCGGAATCGTGCAACTGGGGGTATTTAAATTCGTCAATTTGACGATCAATCCGGTCGATACTTCATACGGACGTAAGCTGGATTATAAGATATCGGCGGATTATGCCTTGCCGATAGAAACGGAAGTGGAAGTCGATATCGCCTCAAAATCGAATAATTTATTGGGGCCGGGATTGATCTTGAGTTTGAATAATAAGAATATGTTTAAACGGGCGGAAACTTTTTCTTTAAAATTGACCGGAGCCTATGAATGGCAAGTCGGAGGGGAAAAGACGACGAAAGGCCGTTCCGGGTTGATTAACTCTTATGAGTTGGGCGTCAATCTGAATTTGTCGGTTCCGCGCTTGCTGGTACCCGGCTTTCTGAAATCAGGAAAGGATCGTCAGGAGAGGACTCATTTTCAGATCGGAACGGATTTTCTGAACCGGCATAGCTATTTTCGAATGATTTCGTTTTGGGGAAGCGCTACTTATGATTTTAATTCTTCCCGGCGGAATTATCATTCGGTGGTGCCTTTCAAATTGAATTATACTCATTTGTTGCGAACGTCACATGAGTTTGATTCTACCCTGAACAAAAATCCGGCGATAGCCCTGAGTTTTAAAGATCAGTTTATACCGTCGATGTCGTATACCTATACTTTTGACCGGGCGGCGACCTACCGGAATCCCAACCGGCTTTTCTGGCAAACTTCCATTACACAGGCCGGGAATATTATTTCCGGTATTCAGTATCTGGCCGGGAAAAGGGGAGAAGGGCGTGAGATATTGGGAAATCGCTATTCACAATTTTTGAAATTGACGAGTGAGATTATCAAATATCGTCAGGTATCCGAAAACAGTCAGGTGGCTATGCGGCTTATGGGAGGAATCGGCTATGCATACGGAAATTCGAGAGTGATGCCTTACAGCGAGCAGTTTTATATCGGAGGAGCCAACAGTATCCGGGCTTTTCAGATCCGATCGATCGGACCGGGAAGCTATCATCCGGAAAAACGGTCGGTGACGGCTTACCTGGATCAGACCGGAGATATTAAGCTGGAAGGAAATATCGGTTATCGTTTTAAAATTGCCGGCCGGTTGAATGGAGCTGTATTTGTCGATGCCGGAAATGTTTGGTTGTTGCGGAAAGAAAAGGAACGTCCCGGCGGGGAATTCCGCTTGAAAGATTTGTGGCGGGAAATTGCCTTGGGGACCGGCTTCGGGTTACGTTACGATATTACTTATATCGTTATCCGGGCAGATTTGGGCGTGGCCTTGCATGCTCCTTATAATACGGGGAAACCCGGATATTTTAATATCAGGAATTATGATTTCAGAGACGGATTAGTATTGAATCTGGCCATCGGTTATCCTTTTTAG
- a CDS encoding M48 family metallopeptidase — protein sequence MEKGKACKNTVKIHSLNPSCRLKYFILHCIREINEQLIGSFKFITSETVNILYSSIMWVTILLASIGISLSGLIISVTFYGENIKECWKETLISSLLIIPVFMCVISLSVIVPFGLSALGIANEYILLVLIISMPIMTTPIFLYKYIVIPLYYLLFRKKEMNPEYTKLLTDNDCHGKVFVIKNSNIACTMGITKKSQIIMIGSNLIENLSKDEYTGILLHEIGHIKYKHLRKLILIDIVGVYITMLTGFLASYSSNKNPYVIVAAIGLAGGLIPFLRIIMKQYEKKADGYAVQIIGADTYISALTKLNGLFAGRMDKYDIEHPRLKDRIENIKKCCKNRH from the coding sequence ATGGAAAAAGGGAAAGCCTGTAAAAATACCGTAAAAATCCATTCGCTAAATCCGAGTTGCAGGTTAAAATATTTCATACTACATTGCATCCGCGAAATCAATGAACAACTTATTGGGAGCTTCAAATTTATTACATCTGAAACAGTAAACATCCTTTATTCCTCAATTATGTGGGTTACAATATTATTAGCTTCGATCGGAATATCTCTATCAGGACTTATTATTTCTGTTACATTTTACGGCGAAAATATAAAAGAATGCTGGAAAGAAACACTCATCTCATCCCTTTTAATTATTCCTGTTTTTATGTGTGTCATTTCACTATCGGTAATCGTACCGTTCGGACTGTCTGCATTGGGCATTGCTAATGAATATATACTCCTCGTGTTAATTATCAGTATGCCAATTATGACGACACCCATATTCTTATACAAGTACATTGTCATCCCGTTATATTATCTCTTATTCCGGAAAAAAGAAATGAATCCTGAATACACCAAACTTTTGACCGATAACGACTGTCATGGAAAAGTTTTTGTCATTAAAAACTCCAATATTGCATGTACTATGGGGATAACAAAGAAAAGTCAAATAATAATGATTGGTTCTAATCTTATAGAAAATCTGTCTAAAGATGAATATACAGGTATTTTACTCCACGAAATTGGACATATCAAATACAAGCATTTACGTAAACTCATACTTATCGACATTGTCGGCGTATATATTACCATGCTCACCGGTTTTCTTGCATCCTACAGCAGCAACAAGAATCCCTATGTCATCGTCGCTGCAATCGGATTAGCCGGAGGGTTAATACCATTTCTCAGAATAATAATGAAGCAATATGAGAAAAAAGCAGATGGTTACGCAGTTCAAATTATTGGTGCTGATACATATATATCGGCTCTTACAAAATTAAACGGACTCTTTGCGGGCAGAATGGATAAATACGATATTGAACATCCCAGATTAAAAGATAGAATTGAAAATATAAAAAAATGTTGCAAAAACCGACATTAA